One segment of Arthrobacter sp. MMS18-M83 DNA contains the following:
- a CDS encoding glycoside hydrolase family 15 protein, which translates to MIGDLHTAALVSRAGSIDWLCLPRFDSPACFAALLDSPKAGRWLLAPESGGTCTRRQYRDGTLILETDWETEEGHVRVIDFMPPRDSVADIVRIVEGIRGSVKMRGELILRFDYGHVVPWVRRDRHGLRAVAGPDSVYLKTPAPLKGKDFTTVSEFTVNAGDHVPFVLTWAPSHERRPRTVEADIALDDTAAFWTDWSRRCTVRGPYRKAIQRSLITLKALTYAPTGGIVAAATTSLPEQIGGPRNWDYRYCWLRDATLTLQAFLAAGYTEEAAAWRDWLLRAVAGDPADLQIMYSLHGRRRLPESELTWLTGYQGSTPVRIGNAAAEQLQLDVWGEVLDCLSLTRASLMAIGDESWDVQSALMRHLETIWDQPDNGLWEVRGPRRHFVHSKVMAWVAADRMVRGIRESGMPGPLDRWEALRDTIHDEVMTHGFDAERNTFVQSYGSKELDASLLLIPKVGFLPHDDPRVIGTIDAIQRELTEDGFVLRYRPQDSDDGLPGGEGVFLACSFWMVDALLGAGRSSEATELFERLLALRNDVGLLSEEWDAHAGRQLGNMPQAFSHFGLVLSALQLHHGKAHRSNAPIGGAPPSESPAVSLEAPSSEAPSAV; encoded by the coding sequence ATGATCGGGGACCTGCATACGGCAGCCCTGGTCAGCAGGGCAGGCTCGATCGACTGGTTGTGCCTTCCACGTTTCGATTCGCCTGCGTGTTTCGCCGCGCTCTTGGATTCTCCCAAGGCAGGGCGCTGGCTCCTGGCTCCTGAATCCGGGGGCACGTGCACGCGGCGCCAGTACAGGGACGGCACGCTCATCCTGGAGACGGACTGGGAAACCGAGGAAGGGCACGTGCGGGTCATCGATTTCATGCCCCCACGCGACTCCGTTGCGGACATCGTCCGGATAGTTGAAGGTATTCGCGGCTCGGTCAAGATGCGCGGCGAGCTGATCCTGCGGTTCGACTACGGACACGTGGTGCCCTGGGTGCGCCGCGATAGGCACGGCCTCCGCGCGGTTGCCGGTCCGGACTCCGTCTACCTCAAGACCCCGGCGCCTTTGAAGGGAAAGGACTTCACCACGGTCAGCGAGTTCACGGTGAACGCGGGTGACCACGTCCCCTTCGTCCTGACCTGGGCGCCTAGCCACGAACGGCGGCCACGCACTGTCGAGGCAGATATCGCCCTCGACGACACGGCAGCATTCTGGACGGATTGGTCCAGGCGTTGTACGGTCCGCGGGCCATACCGGAAAGCCATTCAGCGTTCCCTGATTACCCTGAAGGCCCTCACGTATGCGCCTACCGGGGGCATTGTTGCCGCCGCAACCACCTCGCTTCCCGAACAGATTGGCGGGCCGCGGAACTGGGACTACCGCTATTGCTGGCTGCGTGATGCCACTTTGACCCTTCAAGCGTTCCTGGCCGCGGGCTATACCGAGGAGGCCGCCGCGTGGCGGGATTGGCTCCTGCGCGCTGTGGCAGGAGACCCGGCCGACCTTCAGATCATGTACAGCTTGCACGGTCGCCGAAGATTGCCTGAGTCGGAGCTGACGTGGCTTACGGGGTATCAGGGCTCCACGCCGGTGCGAATCGGGAACGCGGCGGCAGAGCAGCTCCAGCTGGACGTTTGGGGGGAGGTGCTGGACTGCCTGTCCCTGACCCGCGCATCGCTGATGGCCATCGGCGATGAGTCCTGGGACGTCCAGTCTGCCTTGATGCGCCATCTTGAGACCATCTGGGACCAGCCGGACAACGGACTCTGGGAAGTTCGCGGCCCGCGGCGCCACTTCGTGCACTCCAAAGTGATGGCCTGGGTCGCGGCTGACCGCATGGTCCGGGGAATCCGTGAATCCGGTATGCCTGGCCCGTTGGATCGCTGGGAGGCTTTGCGGGACACCATCCATGACGAAGTCATGACCCATGGATTCGACGCCGAACGCAACACCTTCGTGCAGTCCTACGGGAGCAAGGAGCTGGATGCCAGCCTTCTCCTGATCCCCAAAGTGGGCTTCCTGCCCCACGATGATCCGCGCGTGATCGGCACCATTGACGCCATCCAGCGTGAGTTGACGGAAGACGGCTTCGTGCTGCGCTACCGTCCGCAAGACAGCGACGACGGATTGCCGGGTGGAGAGGGCGTCTTCCTCGCGTGCTCCTTCTGGATGGTGGACGCACTTTTGGGCGCCGGGCGCAGCTCGGAAGCCACGGAGCTCTTTGAGCGGCTCCTTGCGTTGCGCAACGATGTGGGGCTGCTGAGCGAAGAATGGGACGCACATGCCGGCCGACAACTGGGCAATATGCCCCAGGCTTTCAGCCATTTCGGCTTGGTGCTCAGCGCCTTGCAACTGCACCACGGCAAGGCGCACCGCAGCAATGCCCCGATAGGCGGGGCACCGCCGTCGGAATCCCCTGCAGTGTCTTTGGAAGCACCGTCCTCAGAGGCGCCGTCGGCGGTTTAG
- a CDS encoding bifunctional lysylphosphatidylglycerol flippase/synthetase MprF: protein MHEPGTEPFPDVPARPSWAGRLRSARLTLGFVIVFWGLGALTSSLATGPNAQLRLNVAATPHSVPDHWWAVLASAFWARDLTEYVLGTVLVLLLGVPLERRMGWRAYATAAVSSQILGVGVSLGFLGLVQGLLGSWTAEMGSHLFMGPSAFITGTAMAATASMATLWRRRIRLAGFALLLLLALYSGGFADLVRLAAAGVGTVLGPLLLGRRPRFGRPVSTRHEGRVLLSLLIAASAIGPVVAGLVPHAVGPLSILRFLFTNIQPIDSQALQALCADPAQAKDCAVAQLQLRAGAGGIFMAILPSFLLLLLADGLRRGRRFAWVGTLLIQVALSVLAGIAIAGVLQPTTSDTGASEGIAAIEGSSSSQPLTLALPLLLPLALTIVLLAARRLFHVTAPAGTYKRLAVQVLAMAAVLSVVYVGAGLLLAQDFSPVPGLPDLLADIPDRFLPLGFVLDVPPAFFPQGTAAVLVYEGVGVLFWAVAGVLIFKTFLHQTHTRHDASTERARNIIKTWEGSSLSWMTTWPGNTYWFSSSGQSFVAYRVSTGVALTLGGPVGPKSEMGAAFAEFARHCRGNGWTPCFYSVPQELRDHADLSGWSSAQVAQETVLPLHSISFKGKKFQDIRTALNSAAKEGVRYEWTSYASAPFSVQVQIEEISEEWVADRNMPEMGFTLGSLDELDDPDVRCLLAIDQRHTVHAVTSWLPVYRNGHIVGWTLDFMRRRSNGFRASIEFLIASAALSLKDEGCEFLSLSGAPLARIAEDPSEIPRPRPRSRPPGSLDRLLDWLGATLEPVYGFRSLLAFKAKFQPRYEPLYMLYPDAASLPAVGTAVARAYLPTINLGAGLALAGRIFRWPKRSRKSARRRP, encoded by the coding sequence GTGCACGAGCCGGGAACCGAGCCCTTCCCAGACGTCCCAGCGCGGCCATCGTGGGCTGGAAGACTGCGCTCCGCACGGCTCACCTTGGGTTTTGTCATCGTTTTCTGGGGATTGGGCGCGTTGACGTCGAGCCTTGCCACCGGACCGAATGCGCAATTGCGGCTCAACGTCGCAGCGACGCCGCACTCTGTTCCAGATCACTGGTGGGCCGTCTTGGCTTCCGCCTTTTGGGCGAGGGACCTGACGGAGTACGTGCTTGGAACCGTCCTGGTGCTCCTGCTCGGAGTGCCTTTGGAGCGGCGAATGGGATGGCGGGCATACGCAACCGCTGCGGTCTCCAGCCAGATTCTGGGAGTTGGAGTTTCCCTTGGATTCCTCGGCCTTGTCCAAGGCTTGCTGGGAAGCTGGACGGCGGAGATGGGCAGCCACCTCTTCATGGGTCCGAGTGCTTTCATCACCGGCACGGCCATGGCAGCGACTGCGTCCATGGCAACCCTTTGGAGGCGCCGCATCCGGCTGGCCGGCTTCGCCTTATTGCTGCTCCTGGCCCTGTACAGCGGAGGGTTCGCGGATCTTGTGAGGCTCGCCGCCGCAGGGGTGGGCACGGTTCTTGGCCCCCTGTTGCTGGGACGGCGGCCGCGATTCGGGCGACCGGTCAGCACCCGGCACGAGGGCCGTGTGCTGCTTTCGCTGCTCATTGCCGCATCGGCGATCGGACCGGTGGTCGCCGGCCTCGTCCCGCATGCCGTGGGACCGTTGTCTATCCTGCGCTTTCTGTTCACAAACATCCAGCCGATAGACTCCCAAGCGCTCCAAGCCCTCTGCGCGGATCCGGCGCAGGCGAAGGACTGTGCCGTCGCCCAGCTGCAGTTGCGCGCAGGGGCCGGAGGGATCTTCATGGCCATCCTCCCGTCGTTCCTCCTCCTGTTGCTCGCGGACGGCCTTCGTCGCGGACGACGATTTGCATGGGTGGGGACCCTGCTGATCCAGGTGGCCCTGTCCGTCCTGGCTGGAATTGCCATCGCCGGGGTCCTACAGCCAACTACCTCGGACACCGGGGCAAGCGAGGGGATCGCCGCGATCGAAGGGTCAAGCTCCTCGCAGCCGCTCACCCTGGCCCTGCCGCTGCTCCTGCCTCTTGCGCTGACCATCGTCCTGCTCGCCGCCCGGCGGCTGTTCCACGTTACGGCGCCGGCTGGAACCTATAAGCGCCTTGCTGTCCAGGTTCTTGCCATGGCGGCTGTGCTCAGTGTGGTCTACGTCGGTGCAGGGCTCCTCCTCGCCCAGGATTTCTCCCCTGTTCCGGGATTGCCGGATCTATTGGCGGATATCCCCGACCGCTTCCTTCCGCTGGGCTTCGTGCTGGACGTCCCTCCGGCCTTCTTTCCCCAGGGCACAGCCGCCGTTCTCGTCTACGAGGGCGTCGGAGTGCTTTTTTGGGCCGTTGCAGGTGTTCTGATATTCAAGACTTTCCTTCACCAGACCCACACCCGGCACGACGCCAGTACCGAGCGGGCGCGGAATATCATCAAGACGTGGGAAGGCAGCTCGCTGTCCTGGATGACTACCTGGCCGGGAAACACGTATTGGTTTTCCTCTTCAGGACAGTCCTTTGTGGCGTACCGGGTCAGCACGGGAGTTGCGCTCACGCTTGGTGGCCCCGTGGGACCCAAATCCGAGATGGGCGCCGCCTTCGCGGAATTCGCCCGCCACTGCAGGGGCAATGGGTGGACGCCGTGTTTCTACTCGGTGCCCCAGGAACTGCGCGATCATGCGGACTTGTCCGGTTGGAGCTCCGCCCAGGTAGCCCAGGAAACGGTCCTGCCGTTGCATTCGATTTCCTTCAAGGGAAAGAAGTTCCAGGACATCCGCACAGCCCTGAACAGCGCAGCGAAGGAGGGCGTCCGCTACGAGTGGACGAGCTACGCCTCTGCTCCTTTCTCCGTCCAGGTCCAGATCGAGGAAATCTCCGAGGAATGGGTAGCGGACAGGAACATGCCCGAAATGGGCTTCACCCTGGGCAGCCTGGACGAGCTCGACGACCCGGACGTGCGCTGTTTGCTCGCGATTGACCAGCGCCACACCGTTCACGCTGTCACGTCCTGGTTGCCCGTGTACCGCAACGGACACATCGTGGGCTGGACCTTGGATTTCATGCGGCGCCGTAGCAACGGCTTCCGTGCCAGCATCGAATTCCTCATCGCTTCCGCCGCACTCAGCCTCAAGGATGAAGGATGCGAATTCCTCAGCCTCTCTGGAGCCCCCCTGGCACGGATCGCCGAGGATCCTTCCGAAATTCCACGCCCAAGGCCACGATCCCGGCCTCCCGGCAGCCTTGACCGGTTGCTCGATTGGTTGGGCGCGACGTTGGAACCGGTGTACGGGTTCAGGTCCCTCTTGGCATTCAAGGCAAAGTTCCAGCCTAGGTACGAACCCCTTTACATGCTCTACCCCGACGCCGCTTCATTGCCGGCCGTTGGAACGGCAGTCGCACGGGCTTACCTGCCCACGATCAACCTCGGAGCTGGGCTGGCCTTGGCCGGCCGGATCTTCCGCTGGCCTAAACGCTCCAGAAAGTCAGCTCGACGCCGTCCCTAG
- a CDS encoding SGNH/GDSL hydrolase family protein: MAAGVVLAGCAQAPAESTPSASGKQAAAPIAPSGSPAAAAEGPKKPDSPQDPSKLPVGTLYKNPSNDRNEIILADIRHTAVLIGDSQSEPMGSWPRVALDSLGYKVYSVARGGTGYVAATKTSGNYIDALQRGDWVLPYGTPPLIVLEGGGNDAGHDASDGQITANANRLLAALKKRYPQAKIAMIGTLARGSSVGGGRRTEVDALLGDIAAKAGAPFFSVGDWITKYQVAGDLVDGVHLNAAGHAKLGRVLAADMAEAGLRLQPDPAS, from the coding sequence ATGGCCGCTGGCGTGGTCTTGGCCGGCTGTGCGCAGGCGCCGGCCGAGTCGACCCCGTCGGCCAGCGGGAAGCAGGCCGCGGCGCCCATCGCGCCCTCCGGAAGTCCGGCGGCAGCGGCCGAAGGTCCCAAGAAACCCGATTCTCCACAGGATCCGTCAAAGCTTCCCGTGGGGACCCTGTACAAGAATCCAAGCAATGACCGGAACGAAATCATCCTCGCGGATATCCGGCACACCGCTGTCCTCATTGGTGACTCCCAGTCTGAGCCGATGGGCTCATGGCCACGGGTGGCCTTGGACTCCCTTGGCTACAAGGTGTATTCCGTGGCCCGGGGCGGTACCGGATACGTGGCCGCCACGAAAACCAGTGGGAACTACATCGATGCGCTGCAACGCGGAGACTGGGTGCTGCCTTATGGGACGCCGCCGCTGATCGTGCTCGAAGGTGGAGGCAACGACGCCGGCCACGACGCCAGCGATGGGCAGATCACGGCCAACGCCAACAGGCTCCTCGCAGCCCTCAAAAAGAGATACCCACAGGCGAAGATTGCGATGATTGGAACCCTTGCCAGGGGTTCCAGCGTCGGCGGGGGTCGCCGCACCGAGGTTGACGCGCTGCTGGGCGACATCGCGGCCAAGGCCGGAGCTCCGTTCTTCAGCGTCGGCGACTGGATCACCAAATATCAGGTCGCCGGCGACCTCGTGGATGGCGTGCACCTGAACGCCGCAGGGCATGCCAAGCTCGGCAGGGTACTGGCCGCCGACATGGCCGAAGCCGGACTTCGCCTGCAGCCGGACCCGGCCAGCTGA
- a CDS encoding NAD-dependent epimerase/dehydratase family protein — MKIAVTGGSGKLGKSVVRRLIADGHDVMNLDRAGGRERGTVTVDLRNYGQVVDVILGLDDRHEGFDAIVHLGAIPAPGLFPDAATFENNMLSTYNVFQAARRAGIKKIVYASSETVLGLPFDVDPPYIPVDEEYPARPESTYSLVKHLEEQMAIELTRWDPELSIVGLRFSNVMDPEDYEAFPSFDADAKLRKWNLWGYIDGRDGGQAVARALEHGKPGFEAFIIAAADSVMGRSSASLAAEVFPQVTVTKDLGEHETMLSIDKAGRLLGFSPEHSWRDYHSNRTTPTED; from the coding sequence ATGAAAATTGCAGTAACCGGAGGAAGCGGAAAACTGGGCAAGAGCGTGGTCCGCAGGCTGATTGCCGACGGTCACGACGTCATGAACCTGGACCGGGCCGGCGGGAGGGAGCGCGGAACTGTCACGGTGGACCTTCGCAACTACGGGCAGGTTGTGGACGTGATCCTTGGCCTGGATGACCGCCACGAAGGATTCGACGCGATCGTCCACCTAGGAGCGATCCCGGCACCAGGACTGTTTCCGGACGCTGCAACGTTCGAAAACAATATGCTCTCCACGTACAACGTGTTTCAAGCAGCCAGGAGGGCAGGGATCAAGAAGATCGTCTACGCCTCCAGCGAGACAGTGCTGGGGCTGCCGTTCGACGTCGATCCTCCCTACATCCCCGTGGACGAGGAATATCCGGCACGGCCGGAAAGCACCTATTCGCTGGTGAAGCACCTCGAAGAACAGATGGCCATCGAACTCACACGGTGGGATCCCGAGCTGAGCATTGTGGGCTTACGGTTCTCCAACGTCATGGACCCCGAGGACTACGAAGCTTTCCCGTCGTTCGACGCCGACGCCAAGCTTCGTAAGTGGAACCTGTGGGGTTACATCGATGGCCGGGACGGCGGGCAGGCTGTGGCCCGGGCACTCGAGCACGGCAAGCCGGGTTTCGAGGCGTTCATCATTGCGGCGGCGGACTCTGTCATGGGCCGTTCAAGCGCCAGCCTCGCAGCCGAGGTCTTCCCGCAGGTCACGGTGACCAAGGACCTGGGAGAACACGAAACCATGCTGTCGATCGACAAGGCCGGGCGCCTCCTGGGTTTCTCCCCGGAACACAGTTGGCGGGACTACCACTCGAACCGGACCACGCCCACGGAAGACTAG
- a CDS encoding serine hydrolase domain-containing protein, translating into MKAARASMVPRARATSPIAGFLAASVVALTLATGACTYPPTSDSAPVAAPTGAAAIDVPGLEFFAQAMIGQGATAVVVEVNVRGNKWAKGYGVRNVDAQHPAEVTDRIPAGGITKSMVSVSLLKLVEEGTVSLDDPVSKHLPEFNTLVHASDAVTVRSLLNHTSGLADPTGPMLRSQSLKQAINTRFSPEDILRLAGTAPWAERLAPQFTYSEANYAALALIIQRYRHHSISDVLADNIFEPLGLSRTTLGGPDRSEPDLIHSYSLLDGERLDVTEPELQLGSAGAGVISSVGDVNSFYAALMRGRLLGPAALTEMETINGANYGLGLQRWNDECTNGFYYGHGGSTLGFGGISVSSADGNRQLSLGIAYPPDTGAENDAMVAALTQPVSGRLRDLAITTLNGLC; encoded by the coding sequence ATGAAGGCTGCGCGGGCTTCCATGGTTCCCCGGGCTCGAGCCACCTCCCCGATTGCAGGATTCCTGGCGGCCTCAGTCGTGGCATTGACCCTGGCTACAGGAGCCTGCACGTACCCTCCCACGTCCGATTCCGCACCCGTCGCGGCGCCTACGGGAGCGGCGGCGATAGATGTGCCCGGGCTGGAGTTCTTCGCACAGGCCATGATCGGACAAGGGGCCACCGCTGTAGTTGTCGAGGTCAACGTCCGGGGCAACAAGTGGGCCAAGGGCTACGGGGTACGGAACGTGGACGCGCAGCATCCCGCCGAAGTCACGGACCGGATTCCGGCCGGGGGAATCACCAAGTCCATGGTCTCGGTTTCCCTCCTCAAACTGGTGGAGGAAGGAACAGTCAGCCTCGATGACCCCGTTTCGAAGCACCTTCCGGAATTCAACACCCTCGTCCACGCAAGCGACGCCGTCACGGTCCGGTCCCTGCTGAACCACACCTCAGGGTTGGCCGACCCGACGGGGCCCATGCTGAGGTCCCAGTCGTTGAAGCAGGCCATCAACACTCGCTTCAGCCCGGAGGACATCCTGCGGCTGGCAGGTACAGCGCCTTGGGCGGAACGGCTCGCTCCGCAATTCACCTATTCGGAAGCGAACTACGCTGCCCTGGCCTTGATCATCCAGAGGTACCGCCACCACTCGATCAGCGATGTCCTTGCCGATAACATCTTCGAACCCCTGGGGCTGAGCCGCACTACCCTTGGCGGGCCGGACCGTTCGGAACCTGACCTGATCCACAGCTATTCCCTGCTGGACGGCGAGCGCCTGGACGTGACGGAACCGGAGCTTCAGCTTGGGTCGGCCGGTGCCGGAGTCATCTCGAGCGTGGGGGACGTGAATTCGTTCTATGCGGCCCTCATGCGGGGTCGCTTACTAGGACCCGCCGCCCTGACGGAGATGGAGACGATCAACGGGGCGAACTATGGCCTTGGGCTGCAGCGTTGGAATGACGAATGCACCAACGGCTTCTACTACGGCCACGGCGGATCCACGTTGGGCTTCGGCGGCATCAGTGTCAGCAGCGCGGACGGCAACCGCCAGCTTAGCCTGGGGATCGCCTACCCACCTGACACCGGGGCGGAGAACGACGCAATGGTCGCCGCCCTCACGCAACCGGTGTCCGGGCGGCTCCGGGATCTCGCCATCACTACCCTGAACGGGCTCTGCTGA
- a CDS encoding bifunctional allantoicase/(S)-ureidoglycine aminohydrolase, whose amino-acid sequence MGKYYYPQGGLPPQTHLTTERAIVTEAYTVIPKGVLTDIVTSNLPGFSNTRSWIIARPISGFATTFSQLIVEIGPGGGAPKAEFESGVEGVIFVTKGKVNLTLDGELHQLEEGGYAYLAAGSNWGLENVSDDIVSFHWIRKAYERLEGYEAKSFVTSDAEVEAGEMPDVNGVWATTRFADPNDLAHDMHVNIVTFQPGGVIPFPETHVMEHGLYVLEGKGMYLLNNDWVEVEAGDFMWLRAFCPQACYAGGPGPFRYLLYKDVNRQIKLT is encoded by the coding sequence ATGGGCAAGTACTACTACCCCCAAGGCGGCCTGCCGCCGCAGACCCACCTCACCACGGAACGCGCAATCGTCACGGAGGCCTACACGGTCATCCCCAAGGGCGTGCTGACCGATATTGTGACCAGCAACCTGCCTGGCTTCTCCAACACGCGTTCCTGGATCATTGCCCGCCCGATCTCCGGGTTCGCCACCACTTTCTCCCAGCTGATCGTCGAGATCGGCCCGGGCGGCGGCGCTCCCAAGGCCGAGTTTGAGTCGGGTGTTGAAGGCGTCATCTTCGTTACCAAGGGCAAGGTCAACCTGACCCTTGACGGCGAACTGCACCAGCTTGAGGAGGGCGGCTACGCCTACCTTGCTGCCGGTTCCAACTGGGGCCTGGAGAACGTCTCGGACGACATCGTCTCCTTCCACTGGATCCGCAAGGCCTACGAGCGCCTTGAGGGTTATGAAGCCAAGTCGTTCGTCACGAGTGATGCAGAAGTTGAAGCAGGCGAAATGCCGGACGTCAACGGCGTCTGGGCCACCACGCGTTTCGCGGACCCCAATGACCTGGCCCACGACATGCACGTGAACATCGTGACCTTCCAGCCCGGTGGCGTGATCCCCTTCCCGGAGACCCACGTCATGGAGCATGGCCTGTACGTCCTGGAGGGCAAGGGCATGTACCTGCTCAACAATGACTGGGTCGAAGTGGAGGCAGGCGACTTCATGTGGCTGCGCGCCTTCTGCCCGCAGGCCTGCTACGCCGGCGGACCGGGCCCGTTCCGGTACCTGCTGTACAAGGACGTCAACCGTCAGATCAAGCTGACCTAG
- a CDS encoding DUF6986 family protein, producing MAASSFSAADLAAIDTQLAATDQLLERNYPGDDGTRQPVHTVYVPADRFTPSLSAEWGAQAITTAEAHGGLERLGTLLGQEPELAAAVATRVAAKLRSEPIEDLRLDFEDGYGDRGDEAEDVAAVAAAQAVSEAVTAGSAPPFIGIRFKCFEAPTRARGLKTLDLFVSTLASAGELPDGLILTLPKVTTVAQVQAMDFAVSRLEEIHSLPAGRLRFEVQVETPQLILGPDGTSPVAKLAHAVPGRISALHYGTYDYSASLQISAEYQSMEHPVADFAKEVTQLAVAGTGIRLSDGSTNIIPVGDNVENAWKLHGRLVRRSLERGYYQGWDLHAAQLPSRFAATYAFYREGMPAAAARLRNYVERTEGGVMDEPATARALAAFVLRGVQCGAVGSEEVLALAGVELPRLTALAHPRLAHTTSK from the coding sequence ATGGCCGCTTCCTCCTTCTCGGCGGCCGATCTCGCCGCCATCGACACCCAGCTGGCCGCCACCGACCAACTGCTGGAGCGGAACTACCCCGGTGACGACGGCACCCGCCAGCCGGTGCACACGGTGTACGTCCCTGCGGACCGTTTCACGCCGTCGCTCTCTGCCGAATGGGGCGCCCAGGCGATCACGACGGCGGAGGCCCACGGCGGTCTCGAAAGGCTCGGTACGCTGCTGGGCCAGGAGCCCGAGCTGGCTGCCGCCGTCGCCACCCGTGTGGCTGCCAAGTTGCGGAGCGAACCGATCGAGGACTTGCGCCTCGACTTCGAGGATGGGTACGGCGACCGCGGCGACGAAGCTGAAGACGTGGCAGCGGTAGCGGCAGCCCAGGCTGTCAGCGAAGCCGTTACCGCCGGCTCTGCCCCGCCTTTCATCGGCATTCGGTTCAAATGCTTCGAGGCCCCCACCAGGGCACGCGGCCTGAAGACCCTGGACCTGTTCGTCTCCACTTTGGCTTCCGCCGGAGAACTGCCCGACGGCCTCATCCTCACGCTCCCCAAGGTCACCACGGTGGCCCAGGTGCAGGCGATGGACTTCGCCGTCTCCCGCTTGGAAGAGATCCACTCGCTTCCGGCAGGCCGGCTCCGCTTCGAAGTCCAGGTGGAAACACCTCAGCTGATTCTGGGTCCGGACGGGACCTCCCCCGTGGCCAAGCTTGCGCACGCAGTTCCTGGCCGCATCAGCGCCCTGCACTACGGCACCTATGACTACTCGGCTTCTCTGCAGATCTCCGCGGAGTACCAGTCCATGGAGCACCCGGTGGCGGACTTCGCGAAGGAAGTCACGCAGTTGGCCGTTGCGGGCACTGGAATCCGGCTCTCCGACGGTTCCACCAACATCATCCCGGTGGGCGACAACGTGGAGAACGCGTGGAAGCTGCATGGCCGACTGGTACGGCGCTCGCTTGAACGCGGCTACTACCAGGGTTGGGATCTGCACGCCGCCCAACTGCCCAGCCGTTTCGCGGCAACGTACGCCTTCTACCGCGAAGGCATGCCCGCGGCCGCGGCACGCCTCCGCAACTACGTGGAACGAACCGAAGGCGGCGTCATGGACGAACCCGCCACCGCCCGGGCCCTCGCCGCCTTCGTCCTGCGGGGCGTCCAATGCGGAGCGGTAGGTTCCGAAGAAGTGCTGGCGCTTGCCGGCGTCGAACTCCCCCGGCTGACCGCACTGGCGCACCCCCGGCTGGCGCACACCACCTCCAAGTAA